From the genome of bacterium HR17:
TGCTCGTAGAGTTTGTTGACGGCGTTGGCGACGACCCGCACACCGTCAATGTCCAACCCAGAGTCTGTTTCGTCCATAACGACGAATTCCGGCTCAAGCACCGCCATCTGCAGAATTTCGCAGCGTTTGCGCTCACCGCCCGAAAAGCCCTCGTTAAGCCCGCGCCCGATGAAACTGGGGTCCATGTCCAACATGCGCAGTTTTTGCATCAGCAACCGGTTGAACTGACCGATAGGAATTTCCACACCTTTGACGGCTTGGTAGGCGATGTGCAGGAAGTTGCCCAAGATGACGCCGGGAATTTCAACGGGATACTGAAATGCCAGAAAAAAGCCCAACTTCGCCCGTTCGTCGGGCGCAAGCTCCAAAATGTTTTGACCCTTCCAGAGAACTTCACCGTCTAGCACTTCATAGCGCGGATGCCCCAAAAGGGTTTGGGCGAGAGTGCTTTTGCCTGACCCGTTGGGGCCCATCATCGCATGGATTTCCCCTTTGGGCACGACCAAATT
Proteins encoded in this window:
- the sufC gene encoding Vegetative protein 296; this encodes MSEALEIRNLRVAVEGREILKGVNLVVPKGEIHAMMGPNGSGKSTLAQTLLGHPRYEVLDGEVLWKGQNILELAPDERAKLGFFLAFQYPVEIPGVILGNFLHIAYQAVKGVEIPIGQFNRLLMQKLRMLDMDPSFIGRGLNEGFSGGERKRCEILQMAVLEPEFVVMDETDSGLDIDGVRVVANAVNKLYEQSDRQMGFLIITHYSRILRYIQPLHKVHVMMDGRIVLSGGPELADTLEEKGYDWLEEQLKAEGVLA